In Bythopirellula goksoeyrii, a single window of DNA contains:
- the fliE gene encoding flagellar hook-basal body complex protein FliE, with translation MSSITPSQLFTQQTLSQQALPQNTKLPTQGEGTGSFKDFLIDSIRDVNSMQQQADHAVETMMTGGDADPAEVLSAVQKADLAFRMMMQMRNKMMQVYQEVKDIRV, from the coding sequence ATGAGTTCGATTACCCCCTCCCAGCTGTTTACTCAGCAAACTCTGTCCCAGCAAGCCTTACCACAAAACACCAAACTACCCACGCAAGGTGAAGGAACTGGTTCGTTTAAAGACTTCCTGATTGATTCGATTCGTGATGTGAATTCGATGCAGCAGCAGGCAGACCATGCGGTCGAAACGATGATGACCGGCGGTGATGCCGATCCTGCCGAGGTGCTGTCCGCAGTTCAAAAGGCGGATCTGGCATTTCGCATGATGATGCAGATGCGAAACAAAATGATGCAAGTATATCAGGAAGTAAAAGATATTCGTGTATAG
- a CDS encoding MotE family protein — protein sequence MSTLIRFIFPLVGFLSTATVLTAVGGYGYLRNTGKLDDEKMFHIVAVLHDVNLDKIAESHSEDQLDVPPEEASFERRQEDAQIATLQLQAKRDDLLRLMEDFNAQLKQLSTANARYQTYSSEVEQFLNKIKEEALDDGLRSVREQIQNMHPKKQAKPLLIKMLRDEHRMQQVILILNGMSPKKRSDIIKTFEPEDLDILADLHKHMLDGDPVRPYVENQLNELNKLKTQDNL from the coding sequence ATGTCCACTTTGATTCGATTTATCTTTCCGCTGGTAGGTTTCCTTTCGACAGCTACCGTCCTGACGGCAGTTGGCGGTTATGGGTATCTTCGCAACACAGGGAAACTTGATGACGAGAAAATGTTCCACATCGTGGCAGTGTTGCATGATGTGAATCTCGACAAGATCGCGGAGTCCCACTCTGAGGATCAATTGGATGTTCCTCCCGAGGAAGCTTCTTTTGAGCGCCGCCAGGAAGATGCGCAAATAGCCACCCTGCAACTTCAGGCGAAACGAGACGATCTACTCCGATTGATGGAAGACTTTAACGCCCAGTTGAAGCAGCTTAGTACGGCAAACGCTCGATACCAAACTTACAGTTCGGAGGTAGAGCAATTTCTGAACAAAATCAAAGAGGAAGCACTCGACGACGGGCTCAGATCAGTTCGTGAACAGATTCAAAACATGCATCCCAAAAAACAGGCAAAGCCATTGTTAATCAAGATGCTGCGGGACGAACATCGTATGCAGCAGGTCATATTGATCCTTAACGGTATGAGTCCCAAGAAACGGAGCGACATCATCAAGACATTTGAGCCAGAAGACCTCGATATCCTGGCAGATCTGCATAAGCACATGCTGGACGGAGATCCTGTGAGACCTTATGTGGAAAACCAGCTAAACGAACTCAACAAACTCAAAACGCAAGACAACCTGTAA
- the fliJ gene encoding flagellar export protein FliJ: MTRFHFRLATLQKLREIHRDELRMKLAEAIQAQQILEQQIGQVDGELAELEASRRKAVAGGAVDVNGLLTAQRYHAVLLAQRKTMCDQSRLLAEESETRRQAVVEADRQVRVLEKLCDRQRDEHERKQQLAEAKLMDEVASRCQQEGSVCPL; the protein is encoded by the coding sequence ATGACTCGATTTCACTTTCGACTAGCGACACTGCAAAAACTCCGCGAGATACATCGCGACGAGTTACGCATGAAATTAGCCGAAGCGATACAGGCGCAGCAGATTTTGGAGCAACAAATTGGGCAGGTGGATGGAGAATTAGCAGAACTAGAGGCGTCACGCCGTAAGGCCGTTGCAGGCGGCGCGGTGGATGTCAATGGGCTCTTGACTGCCCAACGGTATCACGCGGTATTGCTCGCACAGAGAAAAACCATGTGCGATCAGTCGCGGTTGTTGGCCGAAGAATCTGAAACTCGTCGCCAAGCTGTCGTCGAAGCGGATCGACAGGTCCGAGTTTTGGAGAAGCTCTGTGACCGGCAGCGAGATGAGCATGAGCGGAAACAGCAACTTGCAGAGGCCAAGCTAATGGATGAAGTGGCCTCGCGCTGCCAACAGGAGGGTAGTGTATGTCCACTTTGA
- the flgC gene encoding flagellar basal body rod protein FlgC: MFNALDVSTSGLVAQRTRLNAISSNLANMSTTRNEAGEAVPYTPRFVVFKTDEEITTSGGGQGVSIDRVEYADVEPNMKYEPGHPDADANGYVAYPNIDMTTEFVDALGASRAYEANIGVIEVTKDMGERTLQILA; the protein is encoded by the coding sequence ATGTTTAACGCATTGGATGTGAGTACCAGTGGCCTAGTTGCCCAGCGTACACGGCTGAACGCGATTTCGTCCAATCTGGCGAATATGTCGACCACCCGCAATGAGGCGGGCGAAGCAGTACCCTACACGCCGCGGTTTGTCGTTTTCAAAACAGACGAAGAAATCACCACCAGCGGCGGAGGGCAAGGAGTGAGTATCGACCGCGTGGAATATGCTGATGTGGAGCCCAACATGAAGTACGAACCCGGACACCCCGATGCGGATGCCAATGGATACGTGGCCTATCCGAATATCGACATGACCACCGAGTTTGTGGATGCATTGGGAGCCTCACGTGCCTACGAGGCCAACATCGGTGTAATCGAGGTCACCAAAGACATGGGCGAACGTACCTTGCAGATTCTGGCATAA
- a CDS encoding sigma-54-dependent transcriptional regulator — MREQGKPLKFGRVLVVDDHAAARESVADVLRHAGYLVTGASSAREGLGLLAKSEYQVIITDLQMPGMDGLEFIRQIQQQRLLAQIIMVTAHATIGSAVEAMRHGAFDYLEKPFNATRLEELVGRALERGRLLAPEENNRHSGSLHEDEVFGLVGNSQAMQELRASIRQVAPTDETVLIVGESGTGKELVARALHRLSKRSSGPLVSLNCPALSPQLTESELFGHRRGAFTGAEDDRQGRFEMADKGTILLDEITEIDLGLQAKLLRVLQERTFERVGCSQPRSANVRVLASTNRDLQQEVASARFRQDLYYRLAVVPLVLPPLREREADVHMLTDYFLDRAAIRLGRQRCQMEQEARRLFGNYHWPGNVRELENIVTRACVLNEGQPISAVELQPWLEQPECVTEAHISALPVGVTLEEMERQMIVATLEHFDGHRARTAEALGIGVRTLSGKLRGYGYAPHTKEFGEASDVRQNLPSGSASSANLIAKLTA, encoded by the coding sequence ATGAGAGAGCAGGGAAAGCCGTTGAAGTTCGGTCGTGTATTAGTAGTCGATGATCACGCCGCAGCGCGTGAATCGGTTGCCGACGTGCTGCGCCACGCCGGTTACCTGGTAACCGGCGCGTCAAGTGCGCGCGAAGGTCTGGGACTCCTAGCCAAGAGCGAATATCAGGTAATCATCACTGATCTTCAGATGCCTGGCATGGATGGACTTGAGTTTATTCGCCAAATTCAACAGCAGCGTTTACTTGCTCAGATAATCATGGTCACGGCCCATGCCACGATTGGGTCAGCTGTCGAGGCGATGCGCCATGGAGCTTTTGACTACCTGGAGAAACCATTCAATGCAACTCGTTTGGAAGAGTTGGTGGGGAGGGCACTTGAGCGGGGCCGATTGCTCGCCCCAGAAGAGAACAATCGACACTCGGGTAGCCTTCACGAAGATGAAGTCTTTGGCTTGGTTGGTAATAGCCAGGCAATGCAGGAGTTGCGCGCTAGTATTCGTCAAGTGGCCCCCACGGATGAGACAGTACTCATCGTCGGTGAAAGCGGTACAGGTAAGGAGTTAGTTGCTCGTGCTTTGCATCGTCTGAGCAAACGCAGTTCCGGCCCTCTGGTGAGTCTCAATTGCCCTGCCCTTTCTCCCCAATTGACCGAAAGCGAATTATTCGGACATCGTCGTGGTGCTTTCACTGGGGCGGAAGATGATCGCCAGGGACGTTTTGAAATGGCCGACAAGGGGACTATTCTGCTTGATGAAATCACTGAGATAGATCTTGGGTTACAGGCAAAACTCTTGCGAGTTCTCCAGGAGCGCACGTTCGAACGAGTTGGATGCAGCCAACCACGGTCTGCCAATGTCCGAGTGCTTGCTAGCACCAATCGAGATCTGCAACAGGAAGTTGCTAGCGCACGATTCCGCCAAGACTTGTACTATCGCCTGGCCGTAGTGCCGTTGGTCTTACCGCCGCTGCGTGAGCGCGAGGCTGACGTCCATATGCTGACAGATTATTTCCTAGATCGTGCCGCTATCCGGCTCGGGCGACAACGCTGCCAAATGGAGCAAGAAGCCCGTCGGTTATTTGGCAATTATCATTGGCCTGGCAACGTGCGGGAACTAGAAAACATCGTGACACGTGCTTGTGTGCTCAATGAAGGACAGCCCATTTCGGCGGTTGAACTGCAGCCTTGGCTCGAGCAACCCGAGTGTGTCACAGAAGCCCACATTTCTGCCTTGCCTGTTGGAGTCACGCTCGAAGAAATGGAACGACAGATGATCGTCGCCACATTGGAGCACTTCGACGGACATCGAGCACGCACAGCCGAAGCCTTGGGCATTGGCGTACGAACACTAAGTGGCAAATTGCGCGGTTACGGCTACGCTCCGCATACCAAGGAGTTTGGCGAAGCGAGTGATGTTCGGCAGAATCTGCCGAGTGGGTCGGCAAGTTCTGCCAATTTGATCGCAAAGCTAACCGCGTAA
- the flgB gene encoding flagellar basal body rod protein FlgB, with the protein MFESSTVPLLEQVVNFTQSRHGVLAGNIANIDTPGYKSRDLSVESFQTRLQEAVDAKHQAAESPTYALNARLAGRATGSGSENWDRVRETAEDILYHDNHDVSLETQVTEISKNQVQHNMALTIMNSQFRLLRAAVTERV; encoded by the coding sequence ATGTTCGAATCATCGACCGTACCATTGCTCGAGCAAGTGGTAAACTTCACCCAGTCTCGACACGGTGTGCTCGCAGGGAATATTGCCAATATCGATACTCCGGGCTACAAGTCGCGCGACCTGTCGGTGGAGAGTTTTCAAACACGTTTGCAAGAAGCTGTCGATGCGAAGCATCAAGCTGCGGAGTCGCCGACCTATGCGTTGAACGCCAGATTGGCAGGGCGAGCTACTGGAAGCGGGTCTGAAAACTGGGACCGAGTGCGAGAGACCGCAGAAGATATTCTATACCACGACAACCATGATGTGAGTCTAGAAACGCAAGTTACCGAGATCAGTAAAAACCAGGTGCAACACAATATGGCACTCACGATTATGAATTCCCAATTTCGGTTGCTGAGGGCGGCAGTTACAGAACGAGTCTAG
- a CDS encoding FliH/SctL family protein yields the protein MATIIKNKTQARTTGVPLREVAYDLTDFSGQAENYLDQVRAEAMKIVQKAKQEAIAIRSQAEEAGRKAAHAAVEKILDEKVAQQMRTLSPALAAAVGQIVDSRSSWERHWEGAIVDLACAISARIVRREISATPEISLDWIRESLELAGGAAEISLHLNPTDLTTLRDQIQRLTEILSPAAPARLVPDETITSGGCRVETEFGTVDMQLETQLKRLAEEMS from the coding sequence ATGGCCACCATTATCAAGAACAAGACACAGGCTCGCACCACTGGTGTACCGCTGCGCGAGGTGGCCTATGACCTGACCGACTTCTCAGGGCAGGCGGAAAATTATCTCGATCAAGTGCGCGCCGAGGCAATGAAGATCGTCCAGAAGGCAAAACAAGAAGCAATCGCTATCCGTTCGCAAGCAGAAGAAGCGGGACGCAAAGCCGCCCACGCGGCTGTCGAGAAGATTTTAGATGAGAAAGTTGCCCAGCAAATGCGCACCCTCTCCCCTGCCCTCGCGGCTGCGGTAGGCCAAATTGTTGATTCGCGATCAAGTTGGGAGCGGCATTGGGAGGGAGCCATCGTCGATCTGGCATGTGCGATCTCCGCTCGTATCGTACGACGTGAAATAAGTGCTACACCTGAGATATCGCTGGACTGGATTCGCGAATCACTCGAATTGGCAGGTGGAGCTGCCGAGATATCACTTCACTTGAATCCCACGGACTTGACCACGCTGCGAGACCAAATTCAGCGGCTGACAGAAATCCTGAGCCCCGCCGCACCAGCACGACTCGTGCCCGATGAAACGATTACCTCAGGCGGCTGCAGAGTTGAAACCGAATTTGGCACTGTTGACATGCAATTGGAAACCCAACTGAAACGACTCGCCGAGGAGATGAGCTGA
- a CDS encoding flagellar hook-length control protein FliK, with amino-acid sequence MKSSPINNLLSIAAPAPTARGGASGSSKEFDLYMHKAAAPIATTEKSAPKREPEVSPSEPAPESETIEQADQEQASSTPDQDDKKDTTNEQPLTSEKNPTNDDTQDKQDEVVLSDAAVALQFEKTIPKEASAENEELESDTVSSEQKPKQSELKSSLNTTAVETNTDGVQEEGTDFEEAQEAKGESRVSTVQIPESHDAEKPNQPGRNPTNHARESDASTGAGEDSHLQGESKEQSGALQEILLPGEKSKIDSGVTIQKLTPLVGEATDSSTIPSNNNSSAVTSGQNSSNASVVQLVPTADQHRTEASSPPAGSETAVPTVDRGRFVQRVANAFRSAQQNDGEIQLRLSPPELGSLKIEISVRHGVLTAKLEAETVEARNTLLDNLPALRQRLADQDIRIEKFEVDIRREGGQGQSGAEDRQPSDESNRGSMTQRKRMKDDSEVITPRTTRAVTSHSSDSLDVRI; translated from the coding sequence ATGAAATCCTCTCCCATCAACAATCTGTTGTCAATCGCCGCTCCGGCGCCCACGGCACGAGGGGGAGCATCGGGCAGTTCTAAAGAGTTCGATCTCTATATGCACAAGGCAGCAGCGCCTATTGCGACTACCGAAAAATCTGCTCCCAAGCGAGAGCCAGAAGTTTCCCCGTCTGAACCCGCTCCTGAGAGCGAGACGATTGAACAAGCTGATCAAGAGCAAGCCTCGAGTACTCCTGATCAAGATGATAAGAAAGATACGACAAACGAACAGCCTCTTACGAGTGAGAAGAACCCGACTAACGATGACACGCAGGACAAGCAGGATGAGGTAGTTCTCTCCGACGCTGCCGTCGCATTGCAGTTTGAAAAGACCATACCGAAGGAGGCAAGTGCTGAGAATGAAGAATTGGAGAGTGACACCGTCAGTAGCGAACAGAAACCTAAGCAGTCCGAGTTAAAGTCATCTCTCAATACAACCGCCGTCGAAACAAATACCGACGGGGTGCAGGAAGAAGGGACTGATTTCGAAGAGGCCCAGGAGGCTAAGGGTGAATCGCGAGTATCGACGGTGCAGATTCCCGAATCACATGACGCAGAGAAGCCCAATCAGCCGGGAAGAAATCCTACCAATCATGCACGCGAGAGTGATGCATCAACCGGAGCGGGAGAAGATTCACATTTGCAGGGAGAATCCAAGGAGCAGTCTGGGGCCTTGCAAGAGATTCTTCTGCCTGGAGAAAAGAGCAAAATTGACTCCGGTGTGACAATACAAAAACTGACGCCCCTTGTTGGAGAAGCGACCGACTCCTCAACGATACCTTCGAATAACAATTCCTCAGCAGTTACTTCAGGACAGAATTCTTCCAATGCATCGGTCGTACAGCTGGTGCCAACGGCAGATCAACATCGGACCGAAGCTTCCAGTCCTCCCGCGGGAAGTGAGACGGCTGTTCCGACGGTCGACCGGGGTCGGTTTGTACAACGAGTGGCGAACGCCTTTCGTTCAGCGCAGCAAAATGATGGTGAAATCCAGTTGCGGCTAAGTCCGCCGGAATTGGGCTCGCTGAAGATTGAAATTTCCGTTCGTCATGGTGTACTCACCGCCAAGTTGGAAGCCGAAACAGTTGAAGCTAGAAACACCTTGCTCGACAACTTGCCCGCATTGCGTCAGCGGTTGGCAGATCAAGACATCCGTATCGAGAAATTTGAAGTCGATATTCGCCGCGAGGGCGGACAAGGCCAGTCGGGTGCGGAAGATCGTCAGCCCAGCGACGAATCTAACCGGGGCAGTATGACTCAACGCAAACGTATGAAGGATGATTCAGAAGTCATCACCCCACGAACAACTCGCGCTGTTACTAGTCATTCGTCAGATAGTCTTGACGTTAGAATTTGA
- a CDS encoding FliI/YscN family ATPase, protein MTNIDSPHLDSALLAGITGSVAQTIGLTAAVADLPVPVGAVVNIEKQSGESIEAEVIGFRDKHTLVMPLSRMEGIRRGSPVRLIRTTRTLRVGENLLGRVVDARGRCIDGRPQPMLPERRSLESDPLPATERPRIDTPLASGVRAIDGLLTCGRGQRLGIFAGSGVGKSVLMGMMGRYTDAEVAVIGLIGERGREVNEFVQRELGPKGLARSVVVVATSNDPALLRVQAAFTATSIAEYFRDAGKNVLLIMDSVTRFALAQREIGLSAGEPPTTRGFPPSVFSMLPRLVERAGRTKRGSITAFYSVLVEGDDENEPIADTMRGLLDGHVWLSRRLAERGHFPAIDVLRSISRLMTDITPRDYQQSVRTLRQLLSLLHDNEDLLSIGAYRKGTNRELDVAVAMKEAIHELLRQTVDTHQSLAEVQGAVTALAQTCTNHLQTTPAVAVPA, encoded by the coding sequence ATGACAAACATTGATTCGCCCCATCTCGATTCTGCCTTGCTTGCCGGTATCACCGGCAGCGTGGCCCAGACCATCGGCCTAACCGCCGCTGTGGCTGACTTGCCTGTGCCTGTAGGTGCCGTGGTGAACATTGAAAAACAATCAGGCGAATCGATTGAAGCCGAGGTGATTGGCTTTCGAGACAAGCACACGCTAGTCATGCCACTGAGCCGAATGGAGGGTATCCGACGAGGCAGCCCTGTAAGACTCATACGGACGACCCGCACATTGAGAGTTGGGGAAAACCTGCTTGGACGCGTGGTGGATGCTCGGGGGCGTTGTATCGACGGTCGCCCTCAGCCTATGTTACCAGAACGGCGATCCTTGGAAAGCGATCCTCTGCCAGCCACCGAGAGACCGCGTATTGATACTCCCCTCGCCTCGGGGGTTCGCGCGATTGATGGATTACTTACTTGTGGTCGCGGCCAACGGTTGGGAATCTTCGCGGGTTCGGGTGTCGGCAAGAGCGTGTTGATGGGCATGATGGGCCGCTACACCGATGCTGAGGTTGCGGTAATTGGACTCATTGGTGAACGTGGTCGTGAAGTAAATGAATTCGTTCAGCGCGAGTTGGGGCCTAAGGGTTTAGCACGGAGCGTGGTCGTCGTGGCCACGAGCAACGATCCAGCGTTGCTTCGCGTGCAGGCAGCCTTCACGGCCACCTCGATTGCTGAGTACTTCCGTGACGCCGGCAAGAATGTGCTGTTGATCATGGATTCCGTGACACGCTTTGCACTTGCCCAAAGGGAAATTGGTCTTTCAGCGGGCGAACCTCCTACTACTCGTGGGTTTCCTCCGTCGGTATTCAGTATGTTGCCCCGACTAGTGGAACGTGCTGGCCGTACCAAGCGTGGAAGCATCACAGCATTCTATTCAGTATTGGTCGAAGGTGACGATGAGAACGAACCCATTGCCGATACAATGCGAGGACTGCTGGACGGGCATGTGTGGTTGTCGCGGCGATTAGCAGAGCGAGGCCATTTCCCTGCCATTGACGTGCTGCGGAGTATCAGCCGGTTGATGACCGATATCACTCCTCGCGATTATCAACAATCGGTGCGAACTCTGCGGCAACTTCTGTCGTTGCTGCACGACAACGAAGATCTGTTGTCGATTGGTGCCTACCGCAAAGGAACGAACCGTGAGTTGGACGTCGCTGTTGCCATGAAAGAAGCGATTCATGAGTTGTTGCGTCAAACGGTTGACACACACCAATCACTTGCTGAGGTCCAAGGGGCCGTAACCGCGTTGGCCCAAACTTGTACAAACCACCTACAAACCACACCGGCGGTTGCCGTTCCAGCTTAA
- a CDS encoding FliG C-terminal domain-containing protein gives MMNETIQDNPLRKVAILVASLDSEWSERVLGSLPADQAAIVRQRVELLTDIDPEEERTILAEFRHSLAQSAQPQNEGVELDISLQDRIRKSDYAPSAVPNRRPLETLSEADTSFIVDMLVGEHPQTIALVLSRLETEHAVDVLSEFSPSDQADVMQRLAELDTIDEESVEVVESQVARWIAEERQRKLRMNAGMDLVERIMSKTPSDQRERMVTEFSKKNSVFALRLSREQVQSPTQVTDGKVTLPVDHSEPRFEPTVVEPLPPTKDEPKNPFANHTTEQCLIELESLDKGRLLRALSQCESHVVCLALVGASEKLMKRVLAGRSRREAKQFRKSLREIGPTRLSDILAAQQEILFAESLLHN, from the coding sequence ATGATGAACGAAACAATCCAGGACAATCCACTTCGCAAAGTTGCCATACTTGTTGCGAGCCTCGACTCTGAGTGGAGCGAACGAGTACTAGGAAGCTTGCCGGCCGATCAGGCGGCTATCGTGCGTCAGCGTGTTGAGTTGCTCACTGATATCGATCCCGAAGAAGAACGAACAATTCTGGCAGAATTTCGCCACAGTCTGGCTCAATCTGCTCAACCACAGAACGAAGGGGTTGAACTAGATATCTCTTTGCAGGATCGGATTCGCAAGAGCGACTATGCACCCAGTGCCGTTCCGAACCGTCGTCCCTTGGAGACTCTCTCCGAAGCAGACACTTCGTTCATTGTGGATATGCTCGTCGGAGAACATCCTCAAACCATTGCATTGGTCCTGTCGCGGCTTGAGACAGAACATGCCGTCGATGTCCTTAGTGAGTTTTCGCCGTCCGACCAAGCCGATGTGATGCAGCGGTTGGCCGAACTCGACACCATTGACGAAGAGAGCGTCGAGGTCGTTGAGTCGCAAGTCGCTCGTTGGATCGCTGAAGAGCGTCAGCGCAAACTGCGGATGAATGCGGGAATGGATCTGGTAGAGAGGATCATGAGCAAGACCCCGTCAGATCAGCGGGAGAGAATGGTCACCGAGTTTAGTAAGAAAAACTCTGTTTTTGCTCTTAGATTGTCAAGAGAACAAGTTCAATCACCAACACAGGTGACTGATGGCAAAGTAACACTCCCTGTTGACCATTCGGAACCAAGATTCGAGCCGACTGTAGTAGAGCCTCTTCCACCCACGAAAGACGAGCCAAAGAATCCCTTTGCCAATCACACGACAGAGCAATGTCTGATTGAATTGGAATCTCTAGACAAAGGCCGTTTACTTCGAGCGCTTTCCCAATGCGAGTCCCATGTCGTGTGCCTAGCGCTAGTTGGGGCAAGTGAAAAGCTGATGAAGCGAGTTCTTGCTGGACGGTCGCGTCGAGAGGCGAAGCAATTCCGCAAATCCCTGCGAGAAATTGGCCCCACTCGACTGAGCGACATCCTGGCAGCTCAGCAAGAAATTTTGTTTGCAGAGAGCCTACTTCACAACTAG